A genomic region of Pseudorca crassidens isolate mPseCra1 chromosome 10, mPseCra1.hap1, whole genome shotgun sequence contains the following coding sequences:
- the LOC137231777 gene encoding BOLA class I histocompatibility antigen, alpha chain BL3-7-like isoform X5 gives MSPRTLLLLLSGALALTETWAGSHSLRYFYTGVSRPGSGEPRFIAVGYVDDTQFVRFDGDAPNPRCEPRAPWVEQEGPEYWEEQTRNFKDAAQMYRVSLDILRGYYNQSEAGSHTLQGVYGCDVGPDGRLLRGYRQLAYDGADYIALNEDLRSWTAADAAAQNTKRKWEAAGEAEHYRNYVEGRCVECLLRYLENGKDTLQRADPPKTHVTHHPISDREVTLRCWALGFYPKEISLTWQRDGEDQTQDMELVETRPSGDRTFQNWAALVVPSGEEQRYTCHVQHEGLQEPLTLRWEPPQPTIAIIGLIVGLVLLVVTGAVVAGAVIWRKKHSVGDQVTST, from the exons ATGTCACCGCGAACCCTCCTCTTGCTCCTCTCCGGGGCCCTGGCTCTGACCGAGACCTGGGCGG gctcCCACTCCCTGAGGTATTTCTACACCGGGGTGTCCCGGCCGGGCAGCGGGGAGCCCCGCTTCATCGCCGTCGGCTACGTGGACGACACGCAGTTCGTGCGGTTCGACGGCGACGCCCCGAATCCGAGGTGTGAGCCGCGGGCGCCGTGGGTGGAGCAGGAGGGGCCGGAGTACTGGGAAGAGCAGACGCGGAACTTCAAGGACGCCGCACAGATGTACCGAGTGAGCCTGGACATACTGCGCGGCTACTACAACCAGAGCGAGGCCG GGTCTCACACCCTCCAGGGGGTGTACGGCTGCGACGTGGGGCCGGACGGTCGCCTCCTCCGCGGGTACAGACAGTTAGCCTACGACGGCGCCGATTACATCGCCCTGAACGAGGACCTGCGCTCCTGGACCGCGGCCGACGCGGCGGCTCAGAACACCAAGCGCAAGTGGGAGGCGGCCGGTGAAGCGGAGCACTACAGGAACTACGTGGAGGGCAGGTGTGTGGAGTGTCTCCTCAGATACCTGGAGAACGGGAAGGACACGCTGCAGCGCGCAG ACCCTCCAAAGACACACGTGACCCACCATCCCATCTCTGACCGTGAGGTCACCCTGaggtgctgggccctgggcttcTACCCTAAGGAGATCTCACTGACCTGGCAGCGTGATGGGGAGGATCAGACCCAGGACATGGAGCTTGTGGAGACCAGGCCTTCAGGGGACAGAACCTTCCAGAATTGGGCGGCCCTGGTGGTGCCTTCTGGAGAGGAGCAGAGATACACGTGCCACGTGCAGCACGAGGGGCTTCAGGAGCCCCTCACCCTGAGATGGG aaCCTCCTCAGCCCACCATCGCCATCATAGGCCTCATTGTTGGCCTGGTTCTCTTGGTGGTCACTGGAGCCGTGGTGGCTGGAGCTGTGATCTGGAGGAAGAAGCACTCAG TTGGGGACCAGGTTACCAGCACTTGA
- the LOC137231777 gene encoding BOLA class I histocompatibility antigen, alpha chain BL3-7-like isoform X4 produces the protein MSPRTLLLLLSGALALTETWAGSHSLRYFYTGVSRPGSGEPRFIAVGYVDDTQFVRFDGDAPNPRCEPRAPWVEQEGPEYWEEQTRNFKDAAQMYRVSLDILRGYYNQSEAGSHTLQGVYGCDVGPDGRLLRGYRQLAYDGADYIALNEDLRSWTAADAAAQNTKRKWEAAGEAEHYRNYVEGRCVECLLRYLENGKDTLQRADPPKTHVTHHPISDREVTLRCWALGFYPKEISLTWQRDGEDQTQDMELVETRPSGDRTFQNWAALVVPSGEEQRYTCHVQHEGLQEPLTLRWEPPQPTIAIIGLIVGLVLLVVTGAVVAGAVIWRKKHSGEKGGSYAQAAI, from the exons ATGTCACCGCGAACCCTCCTCTTGCTCCTCTCCGGGGCCCTGGCTCTGACCGAGACCTGGGCGG gctcCCACTCCCTGAGGTATTTCTACACCGGGGTGTCCCGGCCGGGCAGCGGGGAGCCCCGCTTCATCGCCGTCGGCTACGTGGACGACACGCAGTTCGTGCGGTTCGACGGCGACGCCCCGAATCCGAGGTGTGAGCCGCGGGCGCCGTGGGTGGAGCAGGAGGGGCCGGAGTACTGGGAAGAGCAGACGCGGAACTTCAAGGACGCCGCACAGATGTACCGAGTGAGCCTGGACATACTGCGCGGCTACTACAACCAGAGCGAGGCCG GGTCTCACACCCTCCAGGGGGTGTACGGCTGCGACGTGGGGCCGGACGGTCGCCTCCTCCGCGGGTACAGACAGTTAGCCTACGACGGCGCCGATTACATCGCCCTGAACGAGGACCTGCGCTCCTGGACCGCGGCCGACGCGGCGGCTCAGAACACCAAGCGCAAGTGGGAGGCGGCCGGTGAAGCGGAGCACTACAGGAACTACGTGGAGGGCAGGTGTGTGGAGTGTCTCCTCAGATACCTGGAGAACGGGAAGGACACGCTGCAGCGCGCAG ACCCTCCAAAGACACACGTGACCCACCATCCCATCTCTGACCGTGAGGTCACCCTGaggtgctgggccctgggcttcTACCCTAAGGAGATCTCACTGACCTGGCAGCGTGATGGGGAGGATCAGACCCAGGACATGGAGCTTGTGGAGACCAGGCCTTCAGGGGACAGAACCTTCCAGAATTGGGCGGCCCTGGTGGTGCCTTCTGGAGAGGAGCAGAGATACACGTGCCACGTGCAGCACGAGGGGCTTCAGGAGCCCCTCACCCTGAGATGGG aaCCTCCTCAGCCCACCATCGCCATCATAGGCCTCATTGTTGGCCTGGTTCTCTTGGTGGTCACTGGAGCCGTGGTGGCTGGAGCTGTGATCTGGAGGAAGAAGCACTCAG GTGAAAAAGGAGGGAGCTACGCTCAGGCTGCAA TTTGA
- the LOC137231777 gene encoding BOLA class I histocompatibility antigen, alpha chain BL3-7-like isoform X2, with translation MSPRTLLLLLSGALALTETWAGSHSLRYFYTGVSRPGSGEPRFIAVGYVDDTQFVRFDGDAPNPRCEPRAPWVEQEGPEYWEEQTRNFKDAAQMYRVSLDILRGYYNQSEAGSHTLQGVYGCDVGPDGRLLRGYRQLAYDGADYIALNEDLRSWTAADAAAQNTKRKWEAAGEAEHYRNYVEGRCVECLLRYLENGKDTLQRADPPKTHVTHHPISDREVTLRCWALGFYPKEISLTWQRDGEDQTQDMELVETRPSGDRTFQNWAALVVPSGEEQRYTCHVQHEGLQEPLTLRWEPPQPTIAIIGLIVGLVLLVVTGAVVAGAVIWRKKHSGEKGGSYAQAASFVLR, from the exons ATGTCACCGCGAACCCTCCTCTTGCTCCTCTCCGGGGCCCTGGCTCTGACCGAGACCTGGGCGG gctcCCACTCCCTGAGGTATTTCTACACCGGGGTGTCCCGGCCGGGCAGCGGGGAGCCCCGCTTCATCGCCGTCGGCTACGTGGACGACACGCAGTTCGTGCGGTTCGACGGCGACGCCCCGAATCCGAGGTGTGAGCCGCGGGCGCCGTGGGTGGAGCAGGAGGGGCCGGAGTACTGGGAAGAGCAGACGCGGAACTTCAAGGACGCCGCACAGATGTACCGAGTGAGCCTGGACATACTGCGCGGCTACTACAACCAGAGCGAGGCCG GGTCTCACACCCTCCAGGGGGTGTACGGCTGCGACGTGGGGCCGGACGGTCGCCTCCTCCGCGGGTACAGACAGTTAGCCTACGACGGCGCCGATTACATCGCCCTGAACGAGGACCTGCGCTCCTGGACCGCGGCCGACGCGGCGGCTCAGAACACCAAGCGCAAGTGGGAGGCGGCCGGTGAAGCGGAGCACTACAGGAACTACGTGGAGGGCAGGTGTGTGGAGTGTCTCCTCAGATACCTGGAGAACGGGAAGGACACGCTGCAGCGCGCAG ACCCTCCAAAGACACACGTGACCCACCATCCCATCTCTGACCGTGAGGTCACCCTGaggtgctgggccctgggcttcTACCCTAAGGAGATCTCACTGACCTGGCAGCGTGATGGGGAGGATCAGACCCAGGACATGGAGCTTGTGGAGACCAGGCCTTCAGGGGACAGAACCTTCCAGAATTGGGCGGCCCTGGTGGTGCCTTCTGGAGAGGAGCAGAGATACACGTGCCACGTGCAGCACGAGGGGCTTCAGGAGCCCCTCACCCTGAGATGGG aaCCTCCTCAGCCCACCATCGCCATCATAGGCCTCATTGTTGGCCTGGTTCTCTTGGTGGTCACTGGAGCCGTGGTGGCTGGAGCTGTGATCTGGAGGAAGAAGCACTCAG GTGAAAAAGGAGGGAGCTACGCTCAGGCTGCAA GTTTTGTTCTCCGCTAG
- the LOC137231777 gene encoding BOLA class I histocompatibility antigen, alpha chain BL3-7-like isoform X6, producing MSPRTLLLLLSGALALTETWAGSHSLRYFYTGVSRPGSGEPRFIAVGYVDDTQFVRFDGDAPNPRCEPRAPWVEQEGPEYWEEQTRNFKDAAQMYRVSLDILRGYYNQSEAGSHTLQGVYGCDVGPDGRLLRGYRQLAYDGADYIALNEDLRSWTAADAAAQNTKRKWEAAGEAEHYRNYVEGRCVECLLRYLENGKDTLQRADPPKTHVTHHPISDREVTLRCWALGFYPKEISLTWQRDGEDQTQDMELVETRPSGDRTFQNWAALVVPSGEEQRYTCHVQHEGLQEPLTLRWEPPQPTIAIIGLIVGLVLLVVTGAVVAGAVIWRKKHSGEKGGSYAQAASKCGGAVIPETLAVTVPKALMCLSGILRFETAALWGLSDAGFRIPPLHCDFKIF from the exons ATGTCACCGCGAACCCTCCTCTTGCTCCTCTCCGGGGCCCTGGCTCTGACCGAGACCTGGGCGG gctcCCACTCCCTGAGGTATTTCTACACCGGGGTGTCCCGGCCGGGCAGCGGGGAGCCCCGCTTCATCGCCGTCGGCTACGTGGACGACACGCAGTTCGTGCGGTTCGACGGCGACGCCCCGAATCCGAGGTGTGAGCCGCGGGCGCCGTGGGTGGAGCAGGAGGGGCCGGAGTACTGGGAAGAGCAGACGCGGAACTTCAAGGACGCCGCACAGATGTACCGAGTGAGCCTGGACATACTGCGCGGCTACTACAACCAGAGCGAGGCCG GGTCTCACACCCTCCAGGGGGTGTACGGCTGCGACGTGGGGCCGGACGGTCGCCTCCTCCGCGGGTACAGACAGTTAGCCTACGACGGCGCCGATTACATCGCCCTGAACGAGGACCTGCGCTCCTGGACCGCGGCCGACGCGGCGGCTCAGAACACCAAGCGCAAGTGGGAGGCGGCCGGTGAAGCGGAGCACTACAGGAACTACGTGGAGGGCAGGTGTGTGGAGTGTCTCCTCAGATACCTGGAGAACGGGAAGGACACGCTGCAGCGCGCAG ACCCTCCAAAGACACACGTGACCCACCATCCCATCTCTGACCGTGAGGTCACCCTGaggtgctgggccctgggcttcTACCCTAAGGAGATCTCACTGACCTGGCAGCGTGATGGGGAGGATCAGACCCAGGACATGGAGCTTGTGGAGACCAGGCCTTCAGGGGACAGAACCTTCCAGAATTGGGCGGCCCTGGTGGTGCCTTCTGGAGAGGAGCAGAGATACACGTGCCACGTGCAGCACGAGGGGCTTCAGGAGCCCCTCACCCTGAGATGGG aaCCTCCTCAGCCCACCATCGCCATCATAGGCCTCATTGTTGGCCTGGTTCTCTTGGTGGTCACTGGAGCCGTGGTGGCTGGAGCTGTGATCTGGAGGAAGAAGCACTCAG GTGAAAAAGGAGGGAGCTACGCTCAGGCTGCAAGTAAGTGTGGAGGGGCTGTGATTCCTGAGACCCTT GCAGTGACAGTGCCCAAGGCTCTGATGTGTCTCTCAGGCATCCTAAGG TTTGAGACAGCTGCCTTGTGGGGACTGAGTGATGCAGGATTCCGCATCCCACCCCTGCATTGTGACTTCAAGATCTTCTGA
- the LOC137231777 gene encoding BOLA class I histocompatibility antigen, alpha chain BL3-7-like isoform X3: MSPRTLLLLLSGALALTETWAGSHSLRYFYTGVSRPGSGEPRFIAVGYVDDTQFVRFDGDAPNPRCEPRAPWVEQEGPEYWEEQTRNFKDAAQMYRVSLDILRGYYNQSEAGSHTLQGVYGCDVGPDGRLLRGYRQLAYDGADYIALNEDLRSWTAADAAAQNTKRKWEAAGEAEHYRNYVEGRCVECLLRYLENGKDTLQRADPPKTHVTHHPISDREVTLRCWALGFYPKEISLTWQRDGEDQTQDMELVETRPSGDRTFQNWAALVVPSGEEQRYTCHVQHEGLQEPLTLRWEPPQPTIAIIGLIVGLVLLVVTGAVVAGAVIWRKKHSVLESSLWSRTRGFL; this comes from the exons ATGTCACCGCGAACCCTCCTCTTGCTCCTCTCCGGGGCCCTGGCTCTGACCGAGACCTGGGCGG gctcCCACTCCCTGAGGTATTTCTACACCGGGGTGTCCCGGCCGGGCAGCGGGGAGCCCCGCTTCATCGCCGTCGGCTACGTGGACGACACGCAGTTCGTGCGGTTCGACGGCGACGCCCCGAATCCGAGGTGTGAGCCGCGGGCGCCGTGGGTGGAGCAGGAGGGGCCGGAGTACTGGGAAGAGCAGACGCGGAACTTCAAGGACGCCGCACAGATGTACCGAGTGAGCCTGGACATACTGCGCGGCTACTACAACCAGAGCGAGGCCG GGTCTCACACCCTCCAGGGGGTGTACGGCTGCGACGTGGGGCCGGACGGTCGCCTCCTCCGCGGGTACAGACAGTTAGCCTACGACGGCGCCGATTACATCGCCCTGAACGAGGACCTGCGCTCCTGGACCGCGGCCGACGCGGCGGCTCAGAACACCAAGCGCAAGTGGGAGGCGGCCGGTGAAGCGGAGCACTACAGGAACTACGTGGAGGGCAGGTGTGTGGAGTGTCTCCTCAGATACCTGGAGAACGGGAAGGACACGCTGCAGCGCGCAG ACCCTCCAAAGACACACGTGACCCACCATCCCATCTCTGACCGTGAGGTCACCCTGaggtgctgggccctgggcttcTACCCTAAGGAGATCTCACTGACCTGGCAGCGTGATGGGGAGGATCAGACCCAGGACATGGAGCTTGTGGAGACCAGGCCTTCAGGGGACAGAACCTTCCAGAATTGGGCGGCCCTGGTGGTGCCTTCTGGAGAGGAGCAGAGATACACGTGCCACGTGCAGCACGAGGGGCTTCAGGAGCCCCTCACCCTGAGATGGG aaCCTCCTCAGCCCACCATCGCCATCATAGGCCTCATTGTTGGCCTGGTTCTCTTGGTGGTCACTGGAGCCGTGGTGGCTGGAGCTGTGATCTGGAGGAAGAAGCACTCAG TTCTGGAAAGTTCTCTGTGGTCCAGGACTAGAGGGTTCCTCTAG
- the LOC137231777 gene encoding BOLA class I histocompatibility antigen, alpha chain BL3-7-like isoform X1, producing the protein MSPRTLLLLLSGALALTETWAGSHSLRYFYTGVSRPGSGEPRFIAVGYVDDTQFVRFDGDAPNPRCEPRAPWVEQEGPEYWEEQTRNFKDAAQMYRVSLDILRGYYNQSEAGSHTLQGVYGCDVGPDGRLLRGYRQLAYDGADYIALNEDLRSWTAADAAAQNTKRKWEAAGEAEHYRNYVEGRCVECLLRYLENGKDTLQRADPPKTHVTHHPISDREVTLRCWALGFYPKEISLTWQRDGEDQTQDMELVETRPSGDRTFQNWAALVVPSGEEQRYTCHVQHEGLQEPLTLRWEPPQPTIAIIGLIVGLVLLVVTGAVVAGAVIWRKKHSGEKGGSYAQAASSDSAQGSDVSLRHPKV; encoded by the exons ATGTCACCGCGAACCCTCCTCTTGCTCCTCTCCGGGGCCCTGGCTCTGACCGAGACCTGGGCGG gctcCCACTCCCTGAGGTATTTCTACACCGGGGTGTCCCGGCCGGGCAGCGGGGAGCCCCGCTTCATCGCCGTCGGCTACGTGGACGACACGCAGTTCGTGCGGTTCGACGGCGACGCCCCGAATCCGAGGTGTGAGCCGCGGGCGCCGTGGGTGGAGCAGGAGGGGCCGGAGTACTGGGAAGAGCAGACGCGGAACTTCAAGGACGCCGCACAGATGTACCGAGTGAGCCTGGACATACTGCGCGGCTACTACAACCAGAGCGAGGCCG GGTCTCACACCCTCCAGGGGGTGTACGGCTGCGACGTGGGGCCGGACGGTCGCCTCCTCCGCGGGTACAGACAGTTAGCCTACGACGGCGCCGATTACATCGCCCTGAACGAGGACCTGCGCTCCTGGACCGCGGCCGACGCGGCGGCTCAGAACACCAAGCGCAAGTGGGAGGCGGCCGGTGAAGCGGAGCACTACAGGAACTACGTGGAGGGCAGGTGTGTGGAGTGTCTCCTCAGATACCTGGAGAACGGGAAGGACACGCTGCAGCGCGCAG ACCCTCCAAAGACACACGTGACCCACCATCCCATCTCTGACCGTGAGGTCACCCTGaggtgctgggccctgggcttcTACCCTAAGGAGATCTCACTGACCTGGCAGCGTGATGGGGAGGATCAGACCCAGGACATGGAGCTTGTGGAGACCAGGCCTTCAGGGGACAGAACCTTCCAGAATTGGGCGGCCCTGGTGGTGCCTTCTGGAGAGGAGCAGAGATACACGTGCCACGTGCAGCACGAGGGGCTTCAGGAGCCCCTCACCCTGAGATGGG aaCCTCCTCAGCCCACCATCGCCATCATAGGCCTCATTGTTGGCCTGGTTCTCTTGGTGGTCACTGGAGCCGTGGTGGCTGGAGCTGTGATCTGGAGGAAGAAGCACTCAG GTGAAAAAGGAGGGAGCTACGCTCAGGCTGCAA GCAGTGACAGTGCCCAAGGCTCTGATGTGTCTCTCAGGCATCCTAAGG TTTGA
- the LOC137231797 gene encoding small ribosomal subunit protein uS14-like has product MGHQQLYRSHPRKFGQGSRSCPVCSNRHGLIRKYGLNMCHWCFRQYSKDIGFIKLD; this is encoded by the coding sequence ATGGGGCACCAGCAGCTTTACCGGAGCCATCCGAGAAAATTCGGCCAGGGTTCTCGTTCTTGCCCCGTCTGCTCAAACCGGCACGGTCTGATCCGGAAATACGGCCTCAATATGTGCCACTGGTGTTTCCGCCAGTACTCGAAGGACATCGGCTTCATTAAGTTGGACTAA